A stretch of the Neptunomonas phycophila genome encodes the following:
- a CDS encoding translation initiation factor Sui1 has protein sequence MPSLQDQLSRLVYSTEGGDTCSDCRQPKSECQCQDLADDQRLASLDGIVRIRRETSGRKGKGVTTITGVPVAEAQLKKLTKQLKQQCGTGGSLKDGVIEIQGDHREKIKGLLETQGFTVKLAGG, from the coding sequence ATGCCATCGTTACAAGATCAATTAAGTCGTCTGGTTTACTCAACTGAGGGCGGAGATACCTGTTCAGATTGTCGTCAACCAAAGAGCGAATGCCAGTGCCAAGATTTGGCGGATGACCAGCGCCTGGCAAGTTTAGATGGAATTGTACGTATCCGCCGAGAAACGTCAGGCCGAAAAGGGAAAGGGGTTACCACTATTACTGGGGTGCCCGTGGCAGAGGCTCAGTTAAAAAAATTAACTAAGCAGCTAAAACAGCAATGTGGTACTGGCGGGTCACTCAAGGATGGCGTTATAGAAATCCAAGGTGATCATCGGGAGAAAATTAAAGGGCTGTTAGAAACACAGGGATTTACTGTAAAACTGGCAGGAGGCTAG
- a CDS encoding methylenetetrahydrofolate reductase, with amino-acid sequence MSSLLETRFADHNRGVYFVGTTPPRSNTSVERVDEIADKLLERLSALDIDGLIVYDIQDESSRIDKPRPFPYMETHDPREYSKLIREKSGHPVITYKSVSQRDKADFNQWLNEAWDQYGIRDIVMVGSPSSTGQVKLSLNDAYSTLKESPLDFNLGGVTIAERHANKGDEHHRLMTKSEQGCDFFVTQAVYNAQATIDLLSRYAVECRDKQIEPKRIVLTFTPCGSLKTLEFMEWLGISVPEATKIRIMNAHSPLSESIKICRNSLEQIVEACLPLGVPLGLNIESLTNRKDEIDASIRLFKLLKATLDLKLAEREAAASF; translated from the coding sequence ATGAGCTCGTTACTAGAAACACGTTTTGCTGACCACAACCGCGGTGTCTACTTCGTAGGTACCACCCCTCCTCGGAGTAATACGTCAGTTGAGCGCGTAGATGAAATTGCTGATAAGTTACTAGAACGGCTCTCGGCGTTAGATATTGATGGCTTAATTGTATACGACATTCAAGATGAGAGTAGCCGGATTGATAAGCCGCGCCCATTTCCTTATATGGAAACACATGATCCTCGCGAATACTCAAAACTTATTCGCGAAAAATCAGGCCACCCAGTAATTACCTACAAAAGCGTTTCTCAACGAGACAAGGCCGATTTTAATCAATGGTTGAACGAAGCTTGGGATCAGTACGGTATTCGTGACATTGTTATGGTTGGCTCGCCCTCTTCCACTGGCCAGGTGAAACTTTCACTGAACGATGCATACAGCACGTTAAAAGAAAGCCCACTCGACTTTAACCTTGGAGGCGTAACAATAGCTGAACGTCATGCAAACAAAGGCGACGAACACCACCGCCTCATGACCAAGAGTGAGCAAGGTTGCGATTTTTTTGTCACTCAAGCGGTATATAACGCTCAAGCCACTATCGACCTCCTTTCACGATATGCCGTTGAATGCCGTGACAAGCAGATTGAGCCTAAGCGAATTGTATTAACGTTTACGCCTTGCGGTAGTTTAAAAACACTTGAGTTTATGGAATGGCTGGGTATTTCAGTACCAGAAGCGACCAAAATACGGATCATGAATGCTCATAGCCCTTTATCGGAATCTATCAAAATATGCCGCAACAGCTTAGAGCAAATTGTTGAAGCCTGCTTACCATTGGGTGTTCCATTAGGCCTAAATATCGAAAGCTTAACCAACCGCAAAGACGAGATTGATGCGTCTATTCGATTATTCAAACTTTTGAAAGCAACACTCGATCTTAAATTAGCTGAGCGTGAGGCCGCTGCCAGTTTTTAG
- a CDS encoding aspartyl protease family protein, whose protein sequence is MSKRDCKQCRQLRWVAMFFCIVAVVILMMLGKSQAGIYKYTDANGKKVYVGSLSQVPQAYRDQIVEQVPTDAVSNVSQFSDKNRSAGSLLKKNRDERRMLRALEQMETPVKIANNQVLVPVTVTYHGYSAQVTMLMDTGASGTVFHHDALEKLEPKKQEAGYARVAGGGIIKLSTIAFDSIKIGPYKARNLNAYVMQNKNVGGGFDGLLGMDFLMNVEYELDKARQVIIWNPKKYHQLKKSITEVSELNDTSAKK, encoded by the coding sequence TTGAGTAAAAGGGACTGTAAACAATGTCGTCAATTACGCTGGGTTGCTATGTTTTTCTGCATTGTAGCCGTGGTTATTTTGATGATGCTAGGGAAAAGCCAAGCGGGTATTTATAAATATACTGATGCAAATGGTAAAAAAGTTTATGTAGGCAGTTTGAGTCAAGTCCCTCAAGCTTATCGTGATCAAATAGTCGAGCAGGTACCTACGGATGCAGTGAGTAATGTGTCGCAGTTTTCTGATAAAAATCGTTCTGCAGGCTCATTACTAAAGAAAAACAGAGATGAGCGTCGAATGTTAAGGGCGCTAGAGCAAATGGAAACTCCAGTTAAAATTGCTAACAACCAAGTGCTGGTTCCGGTGACTGTGACATATCATGGCTACTCTGCTCAAGTGACAATGCTGATGGATACAGGGGCTAGCGGTACGGTTTTTCATCATGATGCCCTAGAGAAGTTAGAACCGAAAAAGCAGGAAGCAGGCTATGCCCGTGTGGCGGGTGGTGGCATTATTAAGTTAAGTACCATAGCGTTCGATAGTATTAAAATAGGCCCGTATAAAGCGCGTAATTTAAACGCTTATGTGATGCAGAATAAGAATGTAGGCGGTGGGTTTGATGGATTATTGGGGATGGACTTTTTAATGAATGTTGAATACGAATTGGACAAGGCTCGGCAAGTTATTATTTGGAACCCCAAAAAATACCACCAACTTAAGAAATCAATAACAGAGGTATCAGAGTTAAACGATACCTCTGCTAAAAAGTAG